A stretch of DNA from Malus sylvestris chromosome 9, drMalSylv7.2, whole genome shotgun sequence:
CACTTGCAGCTCCATCTCAACCTTATACCCTGTCTGAACCATATACCCTCTATGTTTCGTATGATGCCAAATAATCCTATCCTTACAACCCATCAAACTAAATGGTAATCCCATAATTAACTTTGATTCATTCTCATCAAAAAACTCATGTACCAACTCCACATTCCACCTACCCAAATCAAAATCAATTAAATCGCTCACCATTCCGGCCTCAAAGCATTTTGAGTTTGAAGTTTGAAAGTATTGGGTATAGGAAGTCACAGATCACCCGTGACTCTAATATTCTTTCCCTCACCCACCCTCTAACGTAACCctctttcaataatttttttttctctgaaaGATACCTTTCCAACCCCATGACAATTTACACCCCAACTTTGCATCCAAAAAAGTAGTATTCGGGAAGTATTTATCTTTAAGTACCTGAGCCAACAACGAATTTGGAGCCATCACCCGTCACCACCCAATTTTGGCCAAAAACGCAAGGTTGAAGCATTGGAAGTCCCTTAACTCCAATCAGCCCCCTCCTTtctctttttcaaattttcccacACGATCCAATGCATTTCGGAATTCTTTTTATTACCCCTCCACCAGAATCTCGTAATTTCCTGCTCCATCTCTTTGCACGTACTCACCAGAAGCTTGAAACATGACATTGCATAATTTGGCATAGCCATCGTAACCGCCTTGATTAACACCTTCTTACCCGTTTGTGATAAATATTGCTCCGCCCACCCATTAAACCGTGCATCCATATCCTGATCTGCACTTCTTCGAACACCGCACACTTGGAATGCCCAAAATCCGCCAACAATCTCAAGTACTTCACAAACCCTTCCCTAtccactactacaatattagctttaggtggcgGATGATGGTGGCGGTTATTAGAAAATCCTGTCGGATAAATTATatctgacacatcatttaattactagcggatattagaaaaatcatgtcggttatatccgacataaattcctGACGGATATTTATTGGCGGTTATCAAGAAAATACTGGCGGATATTTACTGAcggtattttttattttaatattttttacatattctggcggtttttaagttaatggtggcggttataaccgacataaattgactattttattattttactttatggcggttattattttagtattatggcggttataaccgacataaatgaaatttttattattttaaaatgttatattgattaaaaataaataaataaacacatatttttttaaaaaaaaattcactcatGAACCTAAAGTCTAATGAACCCAATTCCCACAAGCCATAAATTTGCTGAGAGAATAATAACAACAGACTACAATCTAAAGctctatcatttttgtaataaggattatgctccctcacaggcaagcaacaagatacaaagaaatttaaacaattttttccAATGCGTCACAATGCACATTGTCTGGCACATAAACACACATGAACATCTGGTGTACTTTATCATgtctgattttattattttaaaaagttatattgattaaaaataaataaacacatgttttaaatattatattttttgcgattttttacacatgctatctcatagtatatacaaacatatttgatggttggattgttgaaactagtttcgtagaatgcatatcctatcaaattgatagatttaacaaacacttaagagttaatgttatacttccattaagtataaaataagatttatccactagtgtaaatattttaaattgaagatcgaattcattcattgcattcctATAGGattgaggagtgtagctgcaaaaaatcatcaaaatcggagctaaaataaccgttaaattgtgattttttgtttattaccgtcgaaaacttttgttttgttacctaatctctgaatgtttgttttttgtgaatttttttacgtatgtgatctcggagtgtgtacaaacaagtttgaaggttagatcattgaaaaaagttttgtagaatgtgtattgcgtcaaaatggtagattaaataaacacttaagagttaatattatacttccattaagtataaaataagattttgtggtatccactagtgtaaatattttaaattgaagattaaattcattcattacattcttatagggtcgaggagtgtagctgtaaaaaaatcatttaaatcggagctaaaataaccgttaaattgtgatttttcgtttataaccgtcgaaaactttcgTTCCGTGACGTAAtctgtgaatgtttgttttttacgattttttacgtatgcaatctcggagtgtgtacaaataagtttgacggttcaatcgttgaaaaacgcttcgtagaatgcgtattgcatcaaaacggtagattaaacaaacacttagagttaatgttatacttccattaagtataaaataagatttatccactagtgtaaatattttaaattgaagatcgaattcgttcaatgcattcttatagggtcgaggaatgtagctgtaaaaaatcatcaaaatcggagctaaaataacagttaaattgtgatttttcgtttataaccgtcgaaaacttttgttttgttacctaatttctaaacgtttgtttttgtgattttttacgtatgtgatctcgtagtgtgtacaaacaagtttgacggttagatcattgaaaaaagtttcgtagaatgtgtatcgcatcaaaatggtagattaaataaacacttaagagttaatgttatacttccattaagtataaaataagattttgtggtatccactagtgtaaatattttaaattgaagatcaaattcattcattacattcttataaggtcgaggagtgtagctgtaaaaaatcattaaaatcaaagctaaataaccgttaaattatgatttttcgtttataatcgtcgaaaacctttgttccgttacgtaatctgtgaatgtttgttttttacgattttttatgtatgcaatctcagagtgtgtacaaataagtttgacggttcgatcgttgaaaaacgcttcgtagaatgcgtatcgcatcaaaacggtcgattaaacaaacacttagagttaatgtcatacttccattaagtataaaataagatttatccactagtgtaaatattttaaattgaagatcgaattcgttcaatgcattcttatagggtcgatgagtgtagctgtaaaaaatcatcaaaatcggagctaaagtaatcgctaaattgtgatttttcgtttataaccgttgaaaacttttgttccgttacctaatctcttaatatttgttttttgtgattttttacgtatgcgatctcggagtgtgtacaaacaagtttgacggttggatcgttgaaaaacgcttcgtagaatgcgtatcgcatcaaaatggtagattaaataaacacttaagagttaatgttatacttccattaagtataatgttatacttccattaagtataaaataagattttgtggtatccactagtgtaaatattttaaattgaagatcaaattcattcattacattcttatagggtcgaggagtgttgctgtaaaaaatcattaaaatcggagctaaaataactgttaaattatgatttttcatttataaccatcgaaaacctttgttccgttacgtaatctgtgaatgtttgttttttacaattttttacatatgcaatctcggagtgtgtacaaataagtttgacggttcaatcgttgaaaaacgcttcgtagaatgcgtatcgcatcaaaacggtagattaaacaaacacttagagttaatgtcatacttccattaagtataaaataagatttatccactagtgtaaatattttaaattgaagatcgaattcgttcaatgcattcttatagggttgaggagtgtagctgtaaaaaatcatcaaaatcggagctaaagtaaccgttaaattgtgatttttcgtttataagtGTTGAAAACTTTTATTCCGTTCcctaatctcttaatgtttgtttttggtgattttttacgtattgcgatctcagagtgtgtacaaacaagtttgacggtttgatcgttgaaaaacactttgtagaatgcatatcgcatcaaaatggtagattaaacaaacacttagagttaattttatacttccattaagtataagtgtaaatattttaaattgaatatcaaatttattcattagacaatatttatttatgtttttcaagtattgattagacaatatttattttgtgtgatgacattttcattgtacaattctttttttgtttctttatcgcatattttacatgcattattctctattaaaccaaacaattatttatttaaattttaaaaacatattcttTTTAAATACatagtatttatatatttattaaaccaaacaattatttttttatttttttaaatcgtaacaaaattttggggggaatttaaaattttgagggaaattttaaaattttcaaagggAATTTTGCTGCCATTttgtttctgtcggttataaccaaggaagaaaatatcggtaatatcggaaatatcggtagttcgaaaacacggaaatatcgatggaaatatcgggataatatcgatatcgataaaaattacatggaaaccacggaaattgtaagaaaaacttggaaatttttattgaaactttgcaggatgtttatttagtcaattatctattaatttatcacaaaaaattggaaggaaatgcattgcatgatggatttaacttatttaagttgattatatagcgagctggcaaacattgtgagtgtagaaaatatgtagtaattaatgaaagaagtttaaacacaccataatcatttatatataatgaattagtacaatattttacactcaTTTAAGCAAGCGATTAAGCAATGTGAGCTGTTGAGCCGAACCAATAACAATTGGCCAGCCTGTTTCTAACGGGCAGCTGCCCGACCTGCCCGCCACTACCCACAAAAAACCCCAGCTATAaataccaaggttctaaaaaacactaagcactagtcgggcggtgggctggcgcctagcgcctaggtggctAGGTGGgatctaggcgggcgcctaggcggtctaggcagatttaggtaaatttcttatatattatatgaattaattaaatttactatatcagatgtaaataattattgaataatatgttatttcttataaaaGAACATACATATGTGAATGTTTTATGTATATATCTAATATGTTTgcctaagaaaaaaaaatctaataatttataatttatataacatttatatacatataataatataatacacctcccaaacttttaaaatataaaaatcccACGCCCATGCAAGTGGGTGGTTTTTATAATAACCCATCTGATGTAAATAGCTGTCCACCTTACCCCCCCATCACTAACTTTTGACCTTtaatttactctctctctctctctctctctctctctctcttccctcatcttCGTTCTTCTTCGCCCTTCACTTTCAGAAACCCAAAATTgaatttactctctctctctctctctctcttccctcatcttCGTCCTCTCCGCCATCGGCGCCTCCCAGGAGTCTCCGGCTCCCATCCCAACCTCCCCCGCCGCATCCATCTCCCCCTCGTTCGTATCCACCCTCATCGCCACCGCCGTCACTGCTCTGGCCTTTGGATCTGCGCTCAGGGTGGCGCCTCCGAGGAGTCTCCGGCTCCCTTCCCAACCTCCCCCGCCGCATCCATCTCCCCCTCGTTCGTATCCACCCTCGTCGCCACCGCCGTCACCGCTCTGGCCTTCGGATCTGCGCTCAGGGTGGCGCCTCCGAGGAGTCTCCGGCTCCCAGCCTAATATATCGAgataatatcggtaatatcgatattatcgcgatattatcgatattatctcgaTATATTGACGATAATCAAGTGGATAGGTGTAAAAATATCGGACCCTTAccaaaacgataatatcggcgaaatatcgccgatattatcgatattttaatccatggttataaccgacagtaatgaaaTTTGTctgttggtttttattttttaaaaaatgtttctgTTGGTTAACCGACAGTAATTAAAATAACCTAAATTTTTAAAACCCCTCCATCTTCCTTGCGCCGATGCTTCTTCCTTCCCCTATTCTCTTCTCCTCATATGCCTCAAGTTACAGCAGACTTAATAAGTTCTtccaataagaaaaaaaaactgtggCTGGCAAAGAATCCAGAACGGTAAGTAATTGTTTTTCGTCACTCACTTCACCTTCTTAAGCTTTTATTCTTTCAAAGTTTTTGGCTTATCATGGATTGTAAAGTTTTTGGCTAATCATGGATTTACGAAAGAATGCACACGCTTTCAGTGATATTAATCATAGGTGCTTTTCTTCGTTCCTCTTCTTTTCAGACTCTCAAGTGTGTAATCTATGTATGTATCAATTTTCTTGCTCAGTAAAGCAGCATGAAGATGGCTGGTAAAAGTAGGGCAGGTGTCTTCACCTCTGAAACTAATAAACACATCATACTTTTCTTGAAGAGTTGGGGCATCATCATCAACAGCAGGAGCAGCACCAACAAGAGCAGCAccagcagcaccaccaccagaAGAAGAATACGAAGAAGAAAATGTTAAAGATCTGCAACACATGTAAAACAGAGTCCCCATGGCGATGACGATGATGTTGAAAACTAGATCAGAGTTTACCATTGAATTATTTTGCGTATCGTGGGCTCAACAAACACTGTTATTGCCATTAAAATAGCAGAATTCTCATTCTTCTCATGGGCTTTGCATGTTATGCAGGCGGGGAAGCTGGCTGATCTTGTTCTATGGAAGCCTTCGTTAACCAGAAATGGTGATAAAATGTGGTGCAATTGCATGGGCTAATATGGGTGATCCAATGCAAGCATCCCCACACCTGAACCGGTAAAGTTTATAGTTTACAACAATTCTTAGGCATGGATGCATTTTCTTGTCATGACAAATCTTTTGCATGATTGATGAGTAGGGTCCGAGTTTACCATAGAAGAATTGGAATCATAGTAGTTGGTATACGTATGTAGAAGTTAGAACCGCTCCAGGgagtacaaaattaaaaattaggacAGACAAGGAGTAGTCACTTTCACGTTCAACGAGAAGAGAAGGGATAATGCTGTCATGtcctttttatatatttttattattattaatctattttctgtcggttttaaccgataGATAATggtcttatttattattaatatatttattgtcggtttttaatattttctgtcggttttatccgacagaaaatgctattatttattcattattaatttattctctgtcggttatatccaacacaatttctgtcggttttagaatattttttgtCGGATAATTCATTTTCTGACGCTGGcaattctgtcgcttattatatctGTCACTGCATCCATTTTTTGTCGGTTTTTGAACCGCCagttatagataattttgtagtagtgatctTGAATATTGGTACACCGCCCAATTTTCTTCCTTTGCCATGTATTACAATTTGCCCTAAAGAATAAAGAACTTTTCTCCAAGTTGTCCGGAACCATCCGCATAACAATCAAACACCTCTAGAACTCCCCAAATCTCATGTACTGTTGCTTGACAAAAAATAACCGGATCATCCGCAAAATATAGATGTGAAATAGACACTCCCAGGGTAACCCGCATACCATGGAGCACCACAATTTCTTTGTTCcctctatttttattaaataattaaaatccttcaaaatccCAATTAAATACACCTCTTCTAAAATGGCCACCCATTCCGAAATAACGCATCAAACGCAGAATCATTTTCACTTAAAATCTTCCCCTCCCTGCACAACGCACAAAGCTCTTgtctcttcatcttcttcccttcaCCTGTCCCTCTGATAATCACAGGTATGGATTTTCTTTAACACATATTTTGctaattttattctttttttttctacataTTTCCAGATTATTTCGTCAGCTTTACAactattttagggttttttatttGGATGATTCTGATTTTTTTGGCGTGGCTAGAACTCTATGATTCAGATgattatttgttgattattccTTCCTCGTCCCAATATCATGGcaaaatttttatgagattttttaaATGGTAGTATAGGATCGAATTCCTAGCTCTTGTGGCACGTCGAACTTGGCCAGCTCCTCTCATTTTATAAATCCTACATACGTAAAAGCCTTAGGTTTTTTctacttttctttcaatttttgttcTGACATTTTTATGGATCTTTTTGCAGTTAGATGAGATGGATTTGATAATCTAATTAACATGGCAGACGGCGTCCTCCTGGAACGAGAGACGCAACTGGTGCCCTCTGATGATGGCGCCTGTATTTTCAACAATGACATCATCCTTGAGATACTGTCATGGGTTCCAGGGAAATCCTTGCTACGATGTCGGCGTGTATGCAAGTCATGGTGTAGCTTAATCTCCGACCCtaattttgttagaaaacaGTGCAGCCAAGCAGTTAGACACAGCACCAACTTGAGGCTGCTAATGTTTACAAACAGGTGGCATTTTCTGATAAAGTCCATAGACTACGAATCATTACTGTCATTTTTAACGAAGAACAAGCACGAAAATATTAGTCGTGTAGTTGTTCCACGCTGCAGAAGGCACAAATTACCATTAACGCAGCGTGACAACAGAAATGTGTGGATCATGGGTTCTAGCAATGGCCTGGTTTGTCTTTTTCTAAATTGCCATTACACTTTGTTGTGGAATCCTTGTACTGGCAATTCCAAGAAGATACCAAAACCCAGTCCAGAAGCTTTTCTTCCGGCATTTTATGGATTTGGTTATGATTCTGCGACTGATGATTACAAAGTCATTTGCAACTGTCTAAGTGCAGATCGAACCAATGAAGTTTTTGTCTTTACACTGAAAACGGGTTCATGGAGGATTGTTGAAGGTATCGATCATATTGGGTCCGACCGGGGTTTGTTGTTGAACGGCGCCCTACATTGGCTAAACATTAAACGTCGTGCAGATGGGTCAATAGATCCGAAATCAACAACAATAACCTCTTTCGATTTAGCAAAGGAAAAATTTCAGGAGCTAGTGTCGTTACCCAATGTTCTCGGAGATATATTTCTGGGGGCAGATCTTGGGGTTTATAAAAGTTCTCACCTTTTGTGTTCATTTGACAATTTCAGATTTGGGAATACAGAAATATGGGTGATGATGGAATATGGAGTTGAACAATCTTGGACCAAACTGATTGTGCTGAAAGATCAAGACCTTTCACATCCCGTGTACGTTTCAGAGGATGATAAAGTTTTCATAGGCTTAAGACAGGGTGACTTAAAATTATAtgatttaaaggaaaacagataCAGAAGTGTTCTTAAACCTAAAAAGCAGTTGAGGCTTGCATTTGCCCTATATGTAGAGACCTTAGTTTCACCAGCAACTGGGAAGTAGTGAAAACATCCAAAACTCAGGTTGTGAGGCTTTCATTCCCTCCTTTCTTGCCTCAATTGACATGGTGACATAGTAAGATTATGTAATACTCTTTTATATATTCAGTattctttttgtttaattatcCTCAAGATTCTTGcgtagaggtcgcacttggtgcgatagCAAGTGTCTtcgtccatgagcggtaggtctcgggttccagacttgggagcagcctctccataaatgggggtaaggctagccgacattcacctctcccagaccctgcgtaaagcgggagccttgtgcactgggtacgacctttatccTCAAGATTCTTGCGTCAATTGTTCCTGCCATTATGGATATGGTAACATTGTTTGCAGAACCAAGAGTTATTGGTCCTTGGACGACAAACCTTGATTCAACATTATACTTCAGGATATTTCTTTACAGGAGTAAGAAATCTATTCATTCACTCTTTATTTTCATGAAGACGATTATTTCTCGAACATGGTATTTGCACTGAAATCTAGTGGATTGCTGATCCGATGCAGTATACATTTTGCAATGATTTGAGTGATCCCTATGCAGTAGATCACAGCGAACCGCGGGATCCATATTAGATTGGCTTAAAAATTCTAAGGATGGTACTCTTAAAAAATGGGAATGTTGTGTGGCTGGTGAAATGAAAACGAAGCAGAAAGGAGTTGTAGATGTAAACAAATCCACAATACGCAGCGTACGGCATACATGTTACTGATGGATATAAGCAACAACTATGGAGTCAAACTAGTAGGCAACAAATAGTAGAGGATTATGGAATTTACGACAATTTGAGAGTCGTTCCCTAAAATTGTCAGCAAGGTGAGCAAATTAAAGTTGTTGCACATGTCCATCTGCAACAACTTGTCAAAGCATGCGTAAAACAATCTCTTAGACCACAAAGCCAACGACTGTAACATGTAACGGGCTCACGATTGCCTAGTTTCAGAGCTGGTGACATGACTTGAAGTTCCAACTTGGTGCTGAATATTTGTATGGTCACCACGTAAGGATTGTTACTATCTTTTCACGCCTTGTACAAGGAAATGTTACTTTGTGGTTTACCAACATTTTTTCTTCAAGAACAACTAGTCGTTGCTTATGACAAAGTTTCTTGTGGTGGCATGTAACGGGCTCACGATTGCCTAGTTTCAAAGCTGGTGACATGACTTGAAATTCCGACTTGGTGCTtaatttattttcatgctttgtACAATGAAATTGACTCTTTGGTTTACCAACATATTTTGCTCTATCTGAGAAGCTTCATGAAATTTTTATACATCTTGTAATTATATTTGGCTGCCGAAGGCTATAGGATCTAATTGTTTGTCCTCAAAGTCAATTCCCCATTTCGCACCCTTGTGGTAATATATGCAATTCATATGCAATTCATTGTTAGCACCTTATACACTCCGGCAGTTTTAGTGATTCCAAGTCGATCACCTTTGGGGATTTAGAGACGAGCttgttgtgccttggcccgttcgttagtgcggaaacgagattcagattacaacctcaccaaatcacactcagttgaacaaaataaaatacaagaaataaagacttCGAGAAATTTACAAGGTTCGACAATCCtgcctacgtccccggagagatattgctcttcactatgagaataacagtacaagatacacatgagttaaatcgacataacacaatcccaaatcccttgcacacccactcatagaattttcccaagagcctcactctaccccaagagttctttcactagaatacttttcactctagctctcttgattttctctcaacccATGTTTAACCTTTCCCATGGTAGAGCCAAATGCTCTCACCATCTCCTTGGATGCTTCCCTGATGCAAGCATTCTCCCTCGGCAAGCACACATAATGCAAGCATTTCCTTGCATTAAATAAAGGACAAGCCATCATCACATTTCTTCATAATCATTAAAGTAAAAGCAAccacattttttctattttcttacaAGCATCATCATTGTGTCTTTACTCATGATGATGTCCACCAAACTTTTCTTTGTTTAGTTTACTAGCCGAAAGGCATTTGGCTTGTTGTCCACTTATGCTTTTACTTTGCAGCACTTGTCTGCAACTTTCATGCAGCCCACACCATGTGATATTTCCACTGAAAGCAAACATAGGTCACTTCATTGTTGCCAGCTCAAAATATGAGCAAAtcacaacaatctccaccttagcGAATACACCATGCAAAAATCCTTGCACCCATCACCAAAGCTCATTGGCCTTACGTACCAGTATACACACACTGAATCAACCTCGTTGGTCCTGTTCCGATTCAGTCACTGCCAATGCATGTGCAGCTGCTGCAAGCTAAAAATCACCATTTAGCTTCAAACAGGATCTCGACACACCCTCGTCTCCTCCAACAGGTTTTCTTCCTCTTCATTGTCTGCAACCTAGAAACTCATTAGTGCGCCCGTTTCCAGCAACAACCCATTGAGCCAAACAAAATTCCCACACTTCCTCCTACCTCAGGACCATCTCATCACCTGTGAATCTCATAGCTCCACCTGCTGCAAAACCCCTGCAACACTTAAGACTAAACATCACCAGGAGAAGTGTTGCTTCAAGTACCTAGAAGGCATACTCAAAGCCTTATGCCACAAACTTGCTACCACCCAGCCTTGCACCGTAACACTGTAGACCTTGCCTCCGGAACCAGATCTGAACCTGTTGTCTCTCTCATATCCTCTTTCTAATTTTCTTCCACGATTCCAACCTTGAATAGCTTAAGCAGTCTCGTGCCCACC
This window harbors:
- the LOC126634307 gene encoding F-box/kelch-repeat protein At3g06240-like, which codes for MADGVLLERETQLVPSDDGACIFNNDIILEILSWVPGKSLLRCRRVCKSWCSLISDPNFVRKQCSQAVRHSTNLRLLMFTNRWHFLIKSIDYESLLSFLTKNKHENISRVVVPRCRRHKLPLTQRDNRNVWIMGSSNGLVCLFLNCHYTLLWNPCTGNSKKIPKPSPEAFLPAFYGFGYDSATDDYKVICNCLSADRTNEVFVFTLKTGSWRIVEGIDHIGSDRGLLLNGALHWLNIKRRADGSIDPKSTTITSFDLAKEKFQELVSLPNVLGDIFLGADLGVYKSSHLLCSFDNFRFGNTEIWVMMEYGVEQSWTKLIVLKDQDLSHPVYVSEDDKVFIGLRQGDLKLYDLKENRYRSVLKPKKQLRLAFALYVETLVSPATGK